A window of the Podospora bellae-mahoneyi strain CBS 112042 chromosome 6, whole genome shotgun sequence genome harbors these coding sequences:
- a CDS encoding hypothetical protein (EggNog:ENOG503P5XN): MPPKRLQILQPLTSQPWQLTAVARRHFASSSEPKTNHQKRTKPSLYNRLFPKASTPQPSKASPLGNTTTATAAQNDDPEPPRISLHDDQELGEWLKQLQSTFADDSTTTTTTDKDPNAPTVLILSAPRDLLESDFYRVSPSGQHVQGWTSGPDKVIQHRTPHHLSPTEIFYLFFPSRPSALSYLSLLKTQHSLSRSALPSYLSSPLPPPPNPYLTPSSPLTSRP; the protein is encoded by the exons ATGCCACCAAAACGACTGCAAATACTGCAGCCACTCACCTCCCAACCATGGCAACTCACAGCAGTAGCCCGTCGCCATTTCGCATCCTCATCAGAACCCAAAACCAATCACCAAAAAAGAaccaaaccctccctctACAACCGGCTCTTCCCCAaagcctccaccccccaaccatcCAAAGCCTCACCCTTaggcaacaccaccaccgccaccgccgcccaaaaCGATGACCCCGAACCACCCCGAATATCCCTCCACGACGACCAAGAACTCGGCGAATGGCTAAAGCAGCTCCAGTCCACCTTCGCCGAtgacagcaccaccaccaccaccactgacaAAGACCCCAACGCCCCAAcagtcctcatcctctccgcccccCGAGACCTCCTAGAATCAGACTTCTACCGCGTCTCCCCCTCAGGCCAACACGTCCAAGGCTGGACCAGCGGTCCCGACAAAg TAATCCAACACCGtaccccccaccacctctccccaaccGAAATCTtctacctcttcttcccctcccgcccctcaGCCCTATCttacctctccctcctcaaaacccaacactccctctcccgctccgccctcccctcctatctctcctcccccctccccccaccccccaatccaTACCTcactccctcatcccccctcacaTCCCGACCAtaa
- the AFG2 gene encoding AAA+-type ATPase (EggNog:ENOG503NW8H; COG:O), whose amino-acid sequence MWLTSAPDTSLIIPKLFLPTEIIRDVKMKSLDFRIRKLHVNTDADKRLQKRQPSRIYVNEEALIELTGSKDGGKAVCIERIHELNAVRREATLWKAPEKLDKAVTQMYDDFRTACGFNLGEQVRITALGGALPDADEVIVEQKPSEDGSLPDPIFPEDLPGWIVLIAGRLSQIEHVHTGWTIKDLYVRGPKRSFIVTSVNGRPTGNARYIDRKTRLVVGTAARTNETGEGPVKPLERKLEVRGINGLDAPLKKLNDLLRAFTFGGIKKSFTFPGIVIHGGHGTGKTMLLNSLAHTGWGTVFRIKFKDKLGEIQETFQTAKLQQPSIILIDQLERLIDKDRSNRDAVILALCDLLDGLAAEKSTKGEAPQVLVVATCLDYTSDIPEDLKDPGRFTSEIYLPMPDVEGRREILSSLDLCVPPDQEEELLSQLSASTHAYNGKDLRRLADEACLIGTTRHLSTLTVSAPTPDQLRLLSPPPEAEEDESAPASAPATLIPADYHNALRLVRPSLMHDINLKPPPIHWDDIAGQSLVKQSLRRAVRLSLEPPEVLAQFFDRPPKGFLLYGPPGCSKTMAAQAMATESGLNFFAVKGAELLNMYVGESERAVRRLFQRAREVAPSMIFFDEIDSIAGQRSGFSSSSSKSNGSSGGVNVLTTLLNEMDGFEALHGVVVLAATNRPHALDPALLRPGRFDELIYVSPPDQEARRAIFTKVGAKRKMNDDVDIDKLVEDTEGYSGAEIKGICAAAGVAAYDRFIKEGGTDVGIRMGDLEHAIRNQKKQITREMIKGFEDWERQFGKV is encoded by the exons ATGTGGCTCACGAGCGCCCCAGATACAAGCCTCATTATTCCCAAACTATTTCTTCCGACAG AGATCATTCGAGACGTCAAAATGAAGAGTTTAGACTTCCGAATCCGGAAGCTACACGTCAACACCGACGCCGACAAGCGTCTACAGAAGCGACAACCTTCTCGGATCTATGTCAACGAGGAGGCTCTGATCGAATTAACGGGCTCAAAAGACGGTGGCAAGGCTGTCTGTATCGAAAGGATCCATGAGCTAAATGCTGTGAGGCGTGAGGCCACTCTGTGGAAGGCCCCCGAAAAGCTGGATAAAGCCGTCACACAAATGTACGACGATTTTCGGACTGCCTGCGGCTTCAACCTTGGCGAGCAAGTGCGCATCACTGCGCTTGGCGGAGCTCTCCCAGACGCCGATGAGGTCATCGTCGAGCAAAAGCCGAGCGAAGATGGTTCGCTACCAGACCCCATTTTCCCCGAAGATCTCCCAGGCTGGATTGTTCTTATCGCAGGGCGTCTCTCACAAATCGAACATGTACATACCGGCTGGACCATCAAGGACCTCTACGTCCGGGGCCCAAAACGTTCTTTCATTGTCACCTCGGTCAATGGGAGGCCTACTGGTAACGCACGCTATATCGACAGGAAAACCCGGCTGGTTGTTGGGACAGCGGCGCGCACGAACGAGACTGGCGAGGGACCAGTCAAACCTTTGGAGAGGAAACTCGAAGTACGGGGTATCAATGGTCTGGACGCACccctcaagaagctcaacgACCTGCTGCGAGCCTTCACCTTTGGAGGCATCAAGAAGAGCTTCACGTTCCCAGGCATCGTCATCCATGGTGGCCACGGCACTGGGAAGACAATGCTCCTCAACAGTCTAGCCCACACAGGCTGGGGAACAGTTTTCCGTATCAAGTTCAAGGACAAACTCGGCGAGATTCAGGAGACTTTTCAGACAGCAAAGCTTCAGCAACCAAGTATCATCCTGATCGACCAGCTCGAGAGGCTGATTGACAAGGACCGCAGCAACCGAGATGCCGTCATTCTCGCCCTCTGTGATTTGTTGGACGGCCTGGCGGCAGAGAAATCGACGAAGGGAGAGGCCCCCCAGGTGCTCGTGGTGGCCACCTGCTTGGATTATACGTCCGACATACCCGAAGACCTCAAAGACCCCGGTCGGTTCACTTCTGAGATTTACCTTCCCATGCCAGACGTAGAGGGTCGCCGTGAGATTCTCTCATCGTTGGATCTCTGTGTTCCACCAGaccaagaggaggagcttctCAGCCAACTGAGTGCAAGCACTCACGCCTACAATGGCAAGGACTTGAGGCGGCTGGCAGACGAAGCCTGCTTGATCGGTACAACCCGTCATCTATCGACACTTACGGTTTCTGCGCCCACCCCTGACCAACTTCgccttctttctcctccacccgaagccgaagaggaCGAATCTGCTCCCGCTTCGGCGCCCGCCACCCTCATTCCCGCCGACTATCACAATGCGCTCCGGCTTGTCCGCCCTTCCCTGATGCACGATATCAACCTCAAGCCGCCCCCGATCCACTGGGACGACATCGCCGGCCAATCTCTCGTCAAACAGTCCCTCCGCCGCGCCGTCCGTTTGTCCTTGGAACCCCCCGAGGTCCTCGCGCAATTCTTCGACCGTCCCCCGAAGGGCTTCCTGCTGTATGGACCTCCAGGTTGTTCCAAGACCATGGCGGCTCAAGCCATGGCTACCGAATCCGGCCTCAACTTCTTCGCTGTCAAGGGTGCCGAGCTGCTGAACATGTACGTTGGTGAATCTGAGCGAGCCGTCCGCCGATTGTTCCAGCGTGCCCGCGAGGTTGCCCCCAGCATGATCTTCTTTGATGAAATCGACAGCATCGCCGGCCAGCGCTCTGGTttctcgtcttcatcttccaaaTCAAACGGTTCCAGCGGCGGTGTCAACGTTTTGACGACGTTATTAAACGAGATGGACGGTTTTGAAGCCCTCCACGGCGTCGTCGTCCTGGCAGCGACCAACCGTCCCCATGCTCTTGACCCGGCGTTGCTTCGCCCAGGTCGATTCGACGAACTGATTTACGTCTCACCGCCAGACCAGGAGGCACGCCGTGCCATCTTTACCAAGGTCGGTgccaagaggaagatgaacGACGACGTAGATATCGACAAGTTGGTTGAGGAT